A single genomic interval of Spinacia oleracea cultivar Varoflay chromosome 6, BTI_SOV_V1, whole genome shotgun sequence harbors:
- the LOC110777851 gene encoding eukaryotic translation initiation factor 5A: MSDEEHQFESKADAGASKTFPQQAGTIRKNGYIVIKNRPCKVVEVSTSKTGKHGHAKCNFVGIDIFNGKKLEDIVPSSHNSDVPHVTRTDYQLLDITEDGFVSLLTDNGDTKDDLRLPTDDALLKQLKDGFAEGKDLIVSVQCAMGEEQICGLKDIGPK, encoded by the exons ATGTCTGACGAAGAGCACCAGTTCGAATCCAAGGCTGACGCCGGTGCGTCCAAGACTTTCCCTCAGCAAGCTGGTACTATCCGTAAGAACGGTTACATCGTCATCAAGAATCGCCCCTGCAAG GTTGTTGAAGTTTCCACTTCTAAGACCGGCAAGCACGGCCATGCCAAATGTAACTTTGTTGGTATTGATATCTTCAATGGGAAGAAGCTCGAGGATATTGTTCCATCTTCTCACAATTCTGAT GTTCCCCATGTCACTCGTACTGATTACCAGCTCCTTGACATAACTGAGGATGGCTTT GTTAGCCTGCTGACTGACAATGGAGACACTAAGGATGACTTGAGGCTGCCAACTGATGATGCTCTGCTGAAACAG CTTAAGGACGGGTTTGCCGAGGGGAAAGACCTGATTGTGAGTGTGCAGTGTGCCATGGGAGAGGAACAGATCTGCGGTCTCAAGGATATTGGACCCAAGTAG
- the LOC110777853 gene encoding uncharacterized protein: protein MGREFVVVIVAILWFLSISSGCLAKEDSSSTAIAFVDKICNDATYKNLCLDTLVPYADRIGGVAKKATRLAITRTVEEVQSMLSELNSLSNPPKYWHREVTAFVRCSETISRAGVDLFSALEVTNHLGGGDKAAKETKRLRMENNVKSVINDTQTCMDFLRNSKAGNNIINILQYNMKPIVQLATNAIDLIHHLHGGAVAVSSATAGGVGAAAAEAPK from the exons ATGGGTCGTGAATTCGTTGTTGTTATTGTAGCAATACTTTGGTTCCTCTCAATATCTTCTGGTTGCTTAGCAAAAGAAGACTCATCATCCACTGCGATAGCTTTCGTCGATAAGATATGCAACGACGCAACATACAAAAACCTTTGCTTGGATACGCTCGTACCGTACGCTGACCGCATCGGTGGTGTAGCGAAAAAAGCAACCCGTCTGGCCATAACGCGAACTGTTGAGGAAGTACAATCAATGTTAAGTGAACTTAATAGCCTCTCAAACCCTCCTAAATATTGGCATCGCGAAGTCACTGCCTTCGTGCGTTGTAGTGAAACAATATCGAGGGCAGGAGTAGACTTGTTCAGTGCACTTGAAGTTACTAATCACTTGGGTGGTGGAGATAAGGCTGCCAAAGAGACCAAGAGGTTACGCATGGAGAACAACGTCAAATCGGTGATTAATGATACACAAACATGCATGGATTTTCTTCGAAATTCAAAGGCTGGAAACAATATCATTAATATTCTTCAATATAATATGAAACCAATTGTTCAACTTGCTACTAATGCAATTGACCTAATCCATCACCTCCA tgGAGGTGCAGTCGCCGTGTCATCTGCTACTGCTGGTGGTGTAGGTGCTGCTGCCGCTGAGGCTCCAAAGTAG